The Loxodonta africana isolate mLoxAfr1 chromosome 1, mLoxAfr1.hap2, whole genome shotgun sequence genomic sequence tgtcctttttcttggataggttttttttctcttccccctTTGTGTTTTCAGGCATGTTGCTGATGAGCCGGGCATGTCGTTTGGAAACGataaagattttgccataaataCCAACCATGATAGAGCCAGGAGTAAAGAAGCAGGTAGTGAACAATACTGTCCCCCAAAATTTGTTGAAAGTAAGTGCACAGAATTTGAAACAAGCAACAAGAATTTCATAACTCTGCATACCAGAAACATTAGCTTCAGATAGAACTAAACCGAAGGAAAAGAAAGCAGGTGCTGACCAGCAAAATGCCAATAGACGCTTTATCATGGAGATGGTCATCGTGGTCGTGTAGTGTAAAGGGTAACATACAGCATAAAATCGATCAATAGCAATGGAACAGAGATGAAAAATGGAGGTGAGGCTTAGCATCATGTCAAAGCTTGCATGGAATTTACAAAAGCCATCCCCAAAATACCAGCAGCTCTCTACTGATCGCACCATGCTGTATGGCATAATGACAGAACCCAGCAGAAAGTCCGTGGTTGCCATGGAGAGGATCAGAAAATTTGTAGGAGAGTGAAGCTGTTTGAAATGAGATATGGAAATCATTATAACCAAGTTTCCAAAGATAGTGATAACCATGGCTGCAGTCATAACTGAATACATTACCACCCGGACATTAAAAGGGCGGTTGGTGGGAGGACAAGATTTATTTCCAAACTTTGGACAGTTGGTTAGGTCTTCAGGAATATAAGTCAGATCCATGGCACTTTATCACTTCAAATTCCTTTCTACAGTGATGAGTCAGTGTTTCT encodes the following:
- the LOC100671993 gene encoding trace amine-associated receptor 3, whose product is MDLTYIPEDLTNCPKFGNKSCPPTNRPFNVRVVMYSVMTAAMVITIFGNLVIMISISHFKQLHSPTNFLILSMATTDFLLGSVIMPYSMVRSVESCWYFGDGFCKFHASFDMMLSLTSIFHLCSIAIDRFYAVCYPLHYTTTMTISMIKRLLAFCWSAPAFFSFGLVLSEANVSGMQSYEILVACFKFCALTFNKFWGTVLFTTCFFTPGSIMVGIYGKIFIVSKRHARLISNMPENTKGEEKKNLSKKKDRKAAKTLGIVMGVFLACWLPCFLAVLIDPYLDYSTPIIVLDLLVWLGYFNSTCNPLIHGFFYPWFRKALKHIVSGKIFSSHSKTTNLFPEAHY